Proteins encoded together in one Mycolicibacter minnesotensis window:
- a CDS encoding TIGR03619 family F420-dependent LLM class oxidoreductase, with protein sequence MRFTYAEAMTDPSYYIPLAQAAEAAGYHSMTIPDSIAYPFESDSKYPYTPDGNREFLDGKAFIETFVLIAALGAVTSTLRFTPFVVKLPIRPPALVAKQAGSLAAMINNRLALGVGTSPWPEDYELMGVPFARRGKRMDECIEIIQGLTTGDYFEFHGEFYDIPKTKMAPAPSQPIPILIGGHAEAALRRAARHDGWMHGGGDPAELDGLITRLKELREEEGRADDPFEIHVISVDGFTLDGIKRLEDKGVTDVIVGFRVPYILGPDTEPLDTKIRNLERFAEHVIAKAG encoded by the coding sequence GTGCGGTTCACCTACGCCGAAGCGATGACCGACCCGAGCTACTACATTCCGCTCGCCCAGGCCGCCGAGGCCGCCGGCTACCACAGCATGACGATCCCCGACAGCATCGCCTACCCGTTCGAATCAGACTCGAAATACCCCTACACCCCCGACGGCAACCGGGAATTCCTCGACGGCAAGGCCTTCATTGAGACCTTCGTGCTGATCGCCGCCTTGGGTGCGGTCACCAGCACCCTGCGGTTCACCCCGTTCGTGGTCAAGCTGCCGATCCGCCCGCCGGCACTGGTGGCCAAGCAGGCCGGTTCACTGGCTGCGATGATCAACAACCGGCTTGCCCTGGGCGTGGGCACCAGCCCGTGGCCGGAGGACTACGAGTTGATGGGAGTGCCGTTCGCGCGGCGCGGCAAGCGGATGGACGAGTGCATCGAGATCATCCAGGGCCTCACCACCGGCGACTACTTCGAGTTCCACGGCGAGTTCTACGACATTCCCAAAACCAAGATGGCCCCCGCCCCGTCACAGCCGATCCCGATCCTGATCGGCGGCCATGCCGAAGCCGCCCTGCGTCGCGCGGCACGTCACGACGGCTGGATGCACGGCGGTGGCGATCCGGCCGAACTCGACGGGCTCATCACGCGGCTCAAGGAGCTCCGCGAGGAGGAAGGCCGCGCCGACGACCCGTTCGAGATCCATGTGATCTCGGTCGACGGGTTCACGCTCGACGGCATCAAACGCCTGGAAGACAAGGGCGTCACCGATGTCATCGTGGGCTTCCGGGTGCCCTACATCCTCGGTCCCGACACCGAGCCTCTGGACACCAAGATCCGCAACCTTGAGCGGTTCGCCGAGCACGTCATCGCCAAGGCGGGGTGA
- a CDS encoding DUF4873 domain-containing protein, which produces MSASGVLEVLVLGDSARLHGVIPGTRALDPATVSTRFDSDTDTWTVTTGSGEQLIARTLISTAESTDAVVARHGVPNRFQLPGPHTRRQARYVARLIDNLRRSGASRIESRAPRLRVHPFLPTRGISRFYLTGSVAVEDEIYDGPAVLIHRDEDYPSRVRLTGHFDPIDGQYHWQGMFFADLPGTGVTGSQVSIRIGEHTASGRVAERTPWGSLTVIGAAGYPPYPLEDPEEVRIALPPRS; this is translated from the coding sequence GTGAGCGCCTCGGGCGTCCTGGAAGTCCTAGTACTGGGCGATTCCGCGCGGCTGCACGGCGTGATCCCCGGCACCCGCGCCCTCGACCCGGCGACGGTATCGACCCGGTTCGACAGCGACACCGACACCTGGACAGTGACCACCGGCAGCGGCGAACAATTGATCGCCCGCACGCTGATCAGCACCGCAGAGTCCACCGACGCCGTCGTCGCCCGGCATGGTGTCCCCAACCGGTTCCAGCTTCCCGGCCCGCACACCCGGCGGCAGGCTCGCTATGTGGCCCGGCTGATCGACAACTTGCGGCGCAGTGGAGCAAGTCGTATCGAGTCGCGCGCGCCCCGACTGCGGGTGCACCCGTTCCTGCCGACCCGGGGCATCTCGCGGTTCTATCTCACCGGTTCGGTCGCTGTAGAGGACGAGATCTACGACGGTCCCGCCGTCCTCATCCACCGAGACGAGGACTACCCGAGCCGGGTACGCCTGACCGGCCATTTCGACCCTATTGACGGCCAATATCACTGGCAGGGAATGTTTTTCGCCGATCTTCCCGGAACTGGAGTCACCGGCTCGCAGGTCAGCATCCGGATCGGCGAGCACACCGCGTCGGGCCGCGTCGCCGAGCGGACCCCGTGGGGCTCACTGACCGTGATCGGCGCCGCTGGCTATCCTCCATATCCCCTGGAGGACCCCGAAGAGGTACGGATCGCGCTGCCGCCGCGGAGCTGA
- a CDS encoding AurF N-oxygenase family protein produces the protein MTTAVRPSEPTREEFAERLLKGSVKKSYEPVVDIDWNAPLEQDKFFLPPRMCTLYGTDLWEAMTREQQIEMSRQELVNVLSAGIWFENILNQALLRDMMHKNPTARTTHYSLTELGDETRHMLMFGKTIGRIGGVPVRPRLHQRMVINALPFLFRGSILWGAALVGEEIFDALQRQILDDPDLQPIVRRVMRIHVTEEARHIQYARDGLRRSVPAMPRYRRFLLANLQGVGGPFYRHLFTLPVVYNRVGLDGRAARRTARTNPHFHEASRASFAPLAAFFEEVGLMGGLARGMWRRAGFL, from the coding sequence ATGACCACTGCGGTGCGACCCAGCGAACCGACCCGGGAGGAGTTCGCCGAGCGTCTACTGAAGGGCTCGGTGAAGAAGTCCTACGAACCCGTCGTCGACATCGACTGGAACGCCCCGCTGGAGCAGGACAAGTTCTTCCTCCCGCCCCGCATGTGCACCCTCTACGGCACCGACCTGTGGGAGGCGATGACCCGCGAACAGCAGATCGAGATGTCGCGCCAGGAGCTGGTCAACGTGCTGTCGGCCGGCATCTGGTTCGAGAACATCCTCAACCAGGCGCTGCTGCGCGACATGATGCACAAGAACCCCACCGCACGCACCACCCACTACTCACTGACCGAACTGGGCGATGAGACCCGGCACATGCTGATGTTCGGCAAGACCATCGGCCGGATCGGCGGGGTGCCGGTGCGCCCACGGCTACACCAGCGCATGGTCATCAATGCGCTCCCGTTCCTGTTCCGCGGCAGCATCTTGTGGGGAGCGGCGCTGGTCGGCGAGGAGATCTTCGACGCGTTGCAGCGTCAGATCCTCGACGATCCGGACCTGCAGCCGATCGTGCGACGGGTCATGCGCATCCATGTCACCGAAGAGGCGCGGCACATTCAGTACGCCCGGGATGGCCTGCGGCGCAGCGTCCCGGCGATGCCCCGCTACCGTCGCTTCCTGTTGGCCAACCTGCAGGGCGTCGGCGGCCCCTTCTATCGCCACCTGTTCACCTTGCCCGTCGTCTACAACCGGGTCGGGCTGGACGGACGCGCAGCACGCCGTACGGCACGCACCAACCCGCACTTTCACGAGGCATCTCGTGCGTCGTTCGCGCCCTTGGCCGCGTTCTTCGAAGAGGTCGGACTCATGGGCGGACTGGCCCGCGGAATGTGGCGGCGGGCCGGGTTCCTGTGA
- a CDS encoding AAA family ATPase: MRPGLADRNAETAAVRAFLEAALTGPASLLVEGEAGIGKSTLLWDAAATATTRGYRVLSASGAPTEVRYAYTAVADLLGGVDAEVLEQLPDEQHAAVDRILLGGGDGPASDERIVATAFLAVIRRLSSVTPVLLCIDDVQWLDMSSRMVIGFAQRRLTGRVGLLSALRTGEVDAADVNWLGPAFPGSIERLRITPLTLGGVHALISARLGRTLPRPTITRIHQTSGGNPFFALELARFIAEDPAMAAIGLPDSLAALVRDRIGQPDADVGAVLLAAACAAPPTVERVSLATGISTDRVVEVVESAQARSVVEIDGSRIRFRHPLFATGVYSAAGPSERRAMHRRLSAIVTEAEVKARHLALAATTADPDVLQALDGAVAVTRARGAPAVAAELIELAMNLGDDNPVRRIQAAEQHFRSGEMARARSHLRSVLDDLPAGNPLRCMALMLLAAVTGYGESLVTATELLTQAVDEAADHAILQLPAPACLRHSIPGISRENPDSQGARHRLASRNG, encoded by the coding sequence ATGCGACCGGGCCTGGCGGACCGAAATGCTGAGACCGCAGCCGTGCGCGCCTTCCTGGAGGCCGCCCTGACCGGACCCGCATCCCTGCTGGTCGAAGGCGAAGCCGGCATCGGCAAGTCCACGCTGCTGTGGGATGCCGCCGCGACTGCCACCACGCGCGGGTACCGAGTGCTCTCGGCGTCGGGCGCTCCAACCGAGGTGCGCTACGCCTATACCGCGGTGGCCGACCTGCTCGGTGGTGTCGACGCCGAGGTGCTGGAACAGTTGCCCGACGAACAGCATGCGGCAGTGGACCGCATCCTGCTGGGCGGCGGTGACGGCCCCGCCAGCGATGAGCGGATAGTGGCCACCGCGTTTCTGGCGGTGATCCGCAGGCTGAGTTCGGTGACCCCGGTGTTGCTGTGTATCGACGACGTCCAATGGCTGGACATGTCCAGCCGGATGGTGATCGGTTTCGCGCAACGGCGGCTCACCGGGCGGGTCGGTCTGTTGTCGGCCCTGCGAACCGGTGAGGTGGATGCCGCCGACGTGAATTGGCTGGGCCCTGCATTCCCCGGTTCGATCGAGCGCCTGCGGATCACGCCCCTGACCCTGGGTGGAGTGCACGCCCTGATTTCCGCACGGCTGGGGCGTACCCTACCTCGCCCCACCATCACCCGGATTCACCAAACATCCGGCGGTAACCCGTTTTTCGCCCTCGAGTTGGCGCGGTTCATCGCCGAAGATCCAGCCATGGCCGCGATCGGCCTGCCCGACAGCCTGGCGGCGCTGGTGCGCGACCGCATCGGGCAACCCGACGCGGACGTCGGCGCAGTGTTGCTGGCCGCGGCCTGCGCGGCACCGCCGACCGTGGAGCGAGTGAGCCTCGCCACCGGCATCAGCACTGATCGGGTAGTCGAGGTGGTCGAATCCGCACAGGCGCGCAGTGTCGTCGAGATCGACGGTAGCCGGATCCGGTTCCGTCATCCGCTATTCGCCACCGGCGTCTACAGCGCCGCGGGCCCGTCGGAGCGGCGGGCCATGCACCGCCGGCTCAGCGCCATCGTCACCGAAGCCGAGGTCAAGGCCCGGCACCTGGCCCTGGCGGCCACCACCGCTGACCCCGACGTGCTTCAGGCGCTGGATGGAGCGGTCGCGGTTACCCGGGCACGAGGCGCTCCAGCGGTGGCCGCCGAATTGATCGAGCTGGCCATGAACCTCGGGGACGACAACCCGGTTCGTCGAATTCAAGCCGCAGAGCAGCATTTCCGTTCCGGTGAGATGGCCCGTGCGCGTTCGCATCTGCGGTCCGTTCTCGATGATCTCCCGGCCGGGAACCCGTTGCGATGCATGGCGCTGATGCTCCTTGCTGCTGTCACCGGCTATGGCGAAAGCCTGGTGACCGCCACTGAACTTCTCACTCAGGCGGTAGATGAAGCCGCCGATCACGCTATTCTGCAGCTTCCCGCGCCGGCCTGTTTGCGGCACTCAATCCCGGGAATTTCCAGGGAAAACCCTGATTCGCAGGGCGCGCGCCACCGGCTAGCGTCCAGGAATGGGTGA
- a CDS encoding phage holin family protein encodes MTPFLLRAALTGLALWVVTKIVPGVQFIGGDNTAQRVGIIFVVALIFGLVNAFIKPVVQLLSIPLYIVTLGLFHIVINALMLWITAWITDNTTHWGLYIADFWWDAIWAAIVLSLVGWVLSLVLRDAGRISR; translated from the coding sequence ATGACACCGTTTCTGCTCCGCGCGGCACTGACCGGACTCGCTTTGTGGGTAGTCACCAAGATCGTTCCCGGGGTCCAATTCATCGGCGGCGACAACACGGCACAGCGGGTGGGCATCATCTTCGTGGTGGCGCTCATCTTCGGCTTGGTCAACGCGTTCATCAAGCCGGTGGTCCAGCTGCTGTCGATCCCGCTCTATATCGTCACGCTGGGGTTGTTCCACATCGTGATCAACGCGCTGATGCTGTGGATCACCGCGTGGATCACCGACAACACCACGCACTGGGGTCTCTACATCGCTGATTTCTGGTGGGATGCGATCTGGGCCGCGATCGTGTTGTCGCTGGTGGGCTGGGTCTTGTCGCTGGTTCTGCGCGACGCCGGACGTATCAGCCGGTAA
- a CDS encoding Fpg/Nei family DNA glycosylase has translation MPELPEVEALVDHLRRHAAGHTIGRVDVAALSVLKTFDPPPTALHDRAVTGAQRWGKYLGLQTGGLFLIAHLSRAGWLRWSDRLAPAPLRPGKGPIALRVHLGDPGQAPGFDLTEAGTQKRLAVWVVDDPARVPGIATLGPDALAVGADELARLLADQTGRIKTVLTDQKVIAGIGNAYSDEILHTARLSPFATAAKLSADQQGALHDAMHAVLTDAVTRSVGQQAATLKGEKRSGLRVHARTGLPCPVCADTVREISFADKSFQYCPTCQTGGKVLADRRMSRLLK, from the coding sequence ATGCCGGAGCTGCCCGAGGTCGAAGCGCTCGTCGATCACCTGCGGCGGCACGCCGCTGGTCACACCATCGGCCGGGTCGACGTCGCGGCACTGTCGGTGCTCAAGACCTTTGACCCCCCGCCGACGGCGTTGCATGATCGGGCGGTGACCGGCGCCCAGCGGTGGGGCAAGTACCTGGGACTGCAGACCGGTGGACTGTTTCTGATCGCGCACCTGTCCAGGGCTGGGTGGCTGCGCTGGTCGGATCGGCTGGCACCCGCGCCGCTGCGTCCGGGCAAGGGCCCGATAGCGCTGCGGGTGCATCTGGGCGATCCGGGTCAGGCCCCCGGTTTCGACCTGACCGAAGCCGGCACCCAGAAGCGGCTGGCGGTCTGGGTGGTCGATGATCCGGCGAGGGTGCCGGGCATCGCGACTTTGGGCCCTGACGCGCTCGCGGTTGGTGCTGATGAGCTCGCCCGACTGCTGGCCGATCAGACCGGCCGCATCAAGACCGTCCTTACCGATCAGAAGGTGATCGCGGGGATCGGCAATGCCTACAGCGACGAGATTCTGCATACGGCGCGGCTCTCACCCTTCGCCACCGCCGCAAAGCTGTCGGCAGACCAGCAAGGCGCGTTGCACGACGCCATGCATGCCGTGCTGACCGATGCCGTGACGCGCTCGGTCGGCCAGCAGGCTGCGACGTTGAAGGGGGAGAAGCGGTCGGGGCTGCGAGTGCATGCCCGAACCGGACTGCCGTGTCCGGTGTGTGCCGACACGGTTCGGGAAATCTCGTTCGCCGATAAGTCATTTCAGTACTGCCCAACGTGCCAGACCGGCGGCAAGGTGCTGGCCGATCGACGGATGTCGCGGCTGCTCAAGTAG
- a CDS encoding SDR family oxidoreductase has translation MTRQRILITGASSGLGAGMARAFAARGRDLALCARRTDRLEELKAELTAKFPGITVVVAALDVNNHDEVPKVFQHFADELGGIDRVIVNAGVGKGAPLGSGKLWANKATMETNLVAALVQIETALEMFTSAGHGHLVLISSVLGNKGVPGVKAAYAASKAGVSSLGESLRAEYAGGPIKVTVLEPGYIESEMTAKSVSTQLMVDNESGVKAMVRAIERESGRAVVPPWPWVPLVWLLRWLPPRLTKSFA, from the coding sequence ATGACACGTCAGAGGATCCTCATCACCGGTGCCAGCTCAGGATTGGGAGCCGGTATGGCTCGTGCCTTCGCGGCACGAGGGCGTGACCTGGCCCTGTGCGCCCGCCGAACTGACCGCCTCGAAGAACTGAAAGCCGAACTGACGGCGAAGTTTCCCGGTATCACCGTGGTGGTGGCCGCGCTTGACGTGAATAACCACGATGAAGTGCCCAAGGTGTTCCAGCACTTCGCCGACGAGTTGGGCGGGATCGACCGGGTGATCGTCAATGCCGGCGTCGGCAAGGGCGCTCCGCTCGGGTCCGGCAAGCTGTGGGCGAACAAGGCCACCATGGAAACGAACTTGGTCGCCGCGCTGGTGCAGATCGAGACCGCGCTGGAGATGTTCACCTCGGCCGGCCATGGTCATTTGGTGCTGATTTCGTCGGTGCTGGGCAACAAGGGCGTGCCGGGTGTGAAGGCGGCGTATGCCGCCAGCAAGGCCGGGGTGTCGTCACTGGGTGAGTCGTTGCGCGCCGAGTATGCCGGCGGCCCGATTAAGGTCACGGTGCTGGAGCCGGGATACATCGAATCGGAGATGACCGCCAAGTCCGTGTCCACCCAGTTGATGGTGGACAACGAGTCCGGTGTCAAGGCGATGGTGCGCGCTATCGAACGCGAATCCGGTCGGGCCGTGGTCCCGCCTTGGCCGTGGGTGCCGCTGGTGTGGCTGTTGCGCTGGTTGCCGCCGCGGCTCACCAAGAGCTTTGCCTGA
- the cysW gene encoding sulfate ABC transporter permease subunit CysW: MTSPVGGRHVLRLTVLTYIGVMLIAPVSVILYRTFEPGLSHFWSWISTPAAVSALKLSLLLVIIVVPLNALFGVSTSILLVRNRFRGRSALQAILDLPFAVSPIIVGVALIALWGSSGALGFVENSLGFKIIFGLPGMVLASIFVTLPFVVREVQPVLVEIGIEQEQAAATLGSNAWQTLWRITVPSIRWGLTYGIVLTTARTLGEFGAVIMVSSNLPGQSQTLTLLVNDRYHRGAEYGAYAVSTLLMGVAVAFLIAKAALLLYRRRAKDLEWATR, translated from the coding sequence GTGACGTCGCCCGTAGGCGGCCGCCACGTGCTCCGGCTGACCGTCTTGACCTATATCGGGGTGATGCTGATCGCGCCGGTGTCGGTGATTCTGTACCGCACTTTTGAGCCAGGCCTGAGCCACTTTTGGTCCTGGATAAGCACACCCGCGGCCGTCTCGGCGCTGAAACTGTCCCTACTGCTGGTGATCATCGTGGTGCCACTGAACGCACTGTTCGGTGTATCGACATCGATCCTTCTGGTACGCAACAGATTCCGGGGCCGGTCAGCCCTCCAGGCCATCCTCGATCTGCCCTTCGCGGTCTCGCCGATCATCGTCGGCGTCGCGTTGATCGCACTGTGGGGTTCGTCGGGGGCGCTGGGCTTCGTCGAGAACAGTCTCGGATTCAAAATCATCTTCGGACTGCCCGGCATGGTGCTGGCCAGCATCTTCGTCACGCTGCCGTTCGTGGTGCGCGAGGTCCAGCCGGTGCTCGTCGAGATCGGGATCGAGCAGGAACAGGCTGCGGCGACGCTGGGCTCCAATGCCTGGCAGACGCTGTGGCGGATCACCGTGCCATCGATCCGGTGGGGCCTGACCTACGGCATCGTGTTGACCACAGCACGCACCCTCGGCGAGTTCGGCGCGGTCATCATGGTGTCCTCGAACCTGCCCGGGCAGTCTCAGACCCTGACCCTGTTGGTCAACGACCGCTACCACCGCGGGGCCGAGTACGGCGCCTACGCGGTGTCCACATTGCTGATGGGGGTGGCCGTCGCGTTCTTGATCGCCAAGGCGGCACTGTTGCTGTACCGAAGGCGAGCCAAGGACCTGGAGTGGGCAACCCGCTGA
- the cysT gene encoding sulfate ABC transporter permease subunit CysT — MTVTTESPPAARRAPGTDTADATPHPATVAVRSVVTPLRVGITTLWLSVIVLLPLAAIAWQSGTKGWQGFWLAVTSHAALESFRVTLTISVLVTVLDVVFGLATAWVLVRDDFVGKGAIDALIDLPFALPTIVTSLVMLALYGSASPIGIHLQHTPPGVAMALAFVTLPLVVRAVQPVLMEIDRDVEEAAAALGATRLTTFTTVVLPSLQPAILTGAGLAFSRCVAEFGSVVTIGGAVPGKTEVSSQWIRALVENDDHTSAAAISMVLLAISLAVLVVLRTVGGRAAKREEQDE, encoded by the coding sequence ATGACTGTCACGACCGAATCCCCGCCGGCTGCGCGCCGCGCGCCCGGCACGGACACCGCAGACGCCACACCGCACCCGGCCACCGTTGCGGTCCGTTCTGTCGTCACACCGCTTCGCGTCGGGATAACCACCCTGTGGCTGTCGGTGATCGTGCTCCTGCCGCTAGCCGCCATCGCCTGGCAATCCGGCACCAAGGGCTGGCAAGGCTTCTGGTTGGCCGTCACCTCGCACGCGGCGCTGGAATCCTTTCGCGTGACCCTGACCATCTCCGTCTTGGTCACGGTGCTCGACGTGGTGTTCGGCCTCGCCACCGCGTGGGTGCTGGTCCGTGACGATTTCGTCGGAAAGGGGGCGATCGATGCGCTGATCGATCTGCCGTTCGCCCTGCCGACAATCGTCACCAGTTTGGTGATGCTGGCCCTGTACGGCAGCGCCAGCCCCATCGGCATTCACCTGCAGCACACTCCGCCCGGGGTTGCGATGGCCCTGGCATTCGTCACGTTGCCCCTGGTGGTACGCGCCGTCCAGCCGGTGCTGATGGAGATCGACCGGGACGTCGAGGAGGCGGCCGCAGCACTGGGCGCGACACGCCTCACCACGTTCACCACGGTTGTCCTGCCCTCGCTGCAGCCGGCGATCTTGACCGGCGCCGGGCTGGCGTTTTCGCGCTGCGTTGCCGAGTTCGGTTCCGTCGTGACTATCGGTGGCGCGGTTCCGGGCAAGACCGAGGTGTCTTCTCAGTGGATCCGCGCGCTGGTCGAAAACGACGACCACACCAGTGCCGCAGCGATATCGATGGTGTTGTTGGCGATCTCGCTCGCTGTGTTGGTGGTCCTGCGAACCGTGGGTGGACGCGCAGCCAAACGCGAGGAGCAGGACGAGTGA
- the pgi gene encoding glucose-6-phosphate isomerase: MSSVPQIPDISTTPAWNALRQHHQRVGDTHLRQLFADDPDRGERFTVTVGDLYIDYSKHRITSETVRLLVDLARTAGLEDRRDAMFAGVHINTSEDRAVLHTALRLPRNTELRVEGHDVAADVHAVLDAMGDFTDRLRSGDWTGATGKRIETVVNIGIGGSDLGPVMVDRALRHYADAGITARFVSNVDPADLTAKLAGLDPATTLFIVASKTFSTLETLTNATAARRWLTSALGDAAVSKHFVAVSTNAQLVAEFGIDTANMFGFWDWVGGRYSVDSAIGLSVMAVIGRDRFAEFLTGFHLVDEHFRTAPLESNAPVLLGLIGLWYSNFFDAQTRAVLPYSNDLDRFAAYLQQLTMESNGKSTRADGTPVTTDTGEIFWGEPGTNGQHAFYQLLHQGTRLVPADFLGFSQPVDDLATADGTGSMHDLLMSNFFAQTQVLAFGKNAEEIEAEGTPAEVVPHKVMPGNRPTTSILATRLTPSVLGQLIALYEHQVFTEGLVWGIDSFDQWGVELGKTQAKALLPVLTEDAPPPRQTDSSTDSLVRRYRAERGRTT; encoded by the coding sequence ATGAGCTCCGTTCCCCAGATCCCGGACATCTCCACCACCCCGGCCTGGAACGCGTTGCGCCAGCATCACCAGCGGGTCGGTGATACCCACCTGCGGCAGCTCTTCGCCGACGATCCCGACCGCGGTGAACGTTTCACCGTCACTGTCGGTGACCTCTACATCGACTACAGCAAGCACCGCATCACCTCCGAGACCGTGCGCTTGCTGGTCGATCTGGCCCGGACGGCCGGCCTGGAGGACCGCCGCGACGCGATGTTCGCCGGGGTGCACATCAACACCTCCGAGGATCGGGCGGTGCTGCACACCGCGTTGCGGTTGCCGCGCAACACCGAACTGCGCGTCGAGGGGCATGACGTCGCCGCCGACGTCCACGCGGTGCTCGATGCCATGGGCGACTTCACCGACCGGCTGCGCAGCGGCGACTGGACCGGCGCAACCGGAAAGCGCATCGAGACCGTCGTCAACATCGGTATCGGCGGCTCGGATCTGGGTCCGGTGATGGTGGACCGGGCGTTGCGCCATTACGCCGACGCCGGCATCACGGCGCGCTTCGTCTCCAACGTCGACCCCGCTGACCTGACCGCGAAGCTGGCTGGCTTAGATCCCGCCACAACTCTTTTCATCGTGGCGTCCAAGACTTTCTCGACGCTGGAGACATTGACCAACGCCACCGCAGCCCGACGCTGGCTGACCAGCGCGCTGGGTGACGCCGCCGTCTCGAAGCATTTCGTGGCGGTATCCACCAACGCGCAGCTGGTCGCAGAGTTCGGCATCGACACCGCGAACATGTTCGGCTTCTGGGACTGGGTCGGCGGGCGGTACTCGGTGGACTCCGCGATCGGGCTCTCGGTCATGGCGGTGATAGGGCGAGACCGCTTCGCGGAGTTCCTGACCGGTTTTCACCTCGTCGACGAGCACTTCCGCACCGCGCCGCTGGAATCCAACGCACCGGTTCTGCTCGGCCTGATCGGACTCTGGTACTCCAACTTCTTCGATGCCCAGACCCGGGCAGTGCTGCCCTACTCGAACGACCTGGACCGTTTCGCCGCCTACCTGCAGCAGCTCACGATGGAGTCCAACGGCAAGTCGACCCGTGCCGATGGCACGCCGGTCACCACCGATACCGGCGAAATCTTTTGGGGCGAGCCGGGAACCAACGGCCAGCACGCGTTCTATCAGCTGCTGCACCAGGGCACCCGGCTGGTTCCGGCCGACTTCCTCGGCTTCTCCCAACCCGTCGATGACCTGGCCACCGCCGACGGCACCGGCAGCATGCACGACCTGCTGATGAGCAACTTCTTCGCCCAGACCCAGGTGCTGGCGTTCGGCAAGAACGCCGAGGAGATCGAAGCCGAGGGAACTCCTGCCGAGGTGGTGCCGCACAAGGTCATGCCCGGCAACCGTCCGACCACCTCGATTCTGGCCACCCGGCTCACCCCGTCGGTGCTGGGGCAGCTGATCGCGCTCTACGAACATCAGGTGTTCACCGAGGGCCTGGTGTGGGGCATCGACTCCTTCGACCAGTGGGGTGTCGAGTTGGGCAAGACGCAGGCCAAGGCCCTGCTGCCGGTACTCACCGAGGACGCCCCGCCGCCGCGGCAGACGGACAGCTCCACCGACTCGCTGGTGCGCCGCTATCGGGCCGAGCGGGGACGGACCACCTGA
- a CDS encoding chorismate mutase, with the protein MSAQPQQLPDIDELRQEIDRLDAEILAAVKRRTAVSQEIGRARMASGGTRLVHSREMKVLERYSELGEDGKDLAMLLLRLGRGRLGH; encoded by the coding sequence ATGTCTGCCCAACCCCAACAGCTGCCCGACATCGACGAGCTGCGCCAAGAGATCGACCGGCTCGACGCCGAGATCCTGGCGGCGGTCAAGCGCCGCACCGCAGTGTCTCAGGAGATCGGCAGGGCCCGGATGGCCTCCGGCGGCACCCGCCTGGTGCACAGCCGCGAGATGAAGGTGCTCGAGCGTTACAGCGAGCTCGGCGAGGACGGTAAGGACCTGGCCATGCTGCTGCTGCGCTTGGGGCGTGGCCGGCTCGGCCACTAG